In one Saccharibacillus brassicae genomic region, the following are encoded:
- a CDS encoding molybdopterin-dependent oxidoreductase, translating to MSWQKERIDMNVYSQGEVDRWVYSTCNLCSVGCGCEIAVKDEQIVGIRGNGSHSINRGRLGPKGEHQWQANASPDRLLSPLIRNEFGELVPASWDEAMNLIVRKMQSAIAEKGPNSVAIYSTGQAFLEDYYTIAKIGRAGIGTHLLDANTRLCTATTEFCLLQSFGADGTPASYDDVDETDTLMLFGHNVAETGTVLHERIMDRKARTGKPFIIAVDPRRTLTVRGADLHLQLRPGTNVPLLNGLLRIMLDNGAADEAFIAAHTIGFEDMSGALSEWTPERTSEVTGIPVDTLLEAGRILSETPSLVTTTLQGAFQSADATTACVAINNLHLTRGLIGRPGSGPLHMAGQPSSSANRTAGGVGTYPANRNPMNPQHLDDMGRLWNVDPMNLPAGPEKGIEEQLEMIEQDQIDVFWNIGTNPLVSLPNRKRARAALEKVFVIMQDHFLTETSKVADVVLPAAMWGEKEGTMENADRRINLLRKAVDPPEGVRTDLDILLDFARRMDFRDQDGQPLIGYCTPEEAFEEWKTVSAGRPCDMTGMTYAKLERHNGLRWPTTAQKPEGTARLYEDLKFPTRPEYAQSYTKDQFTGRALTRVEYEAKQPNGRAILHATRYNPPSEQPGGDFPMWLTTGRLVWHWHTRTKTGRSPYLQAAAPHGYVEIHTDDARELDLIEGEVVRVVSPRGWIEVPAKIGDAVQRGLLFVPFHFGSWESNQAANDLTADFVDPLSKQPTFKQSACRIEKLRKPHLVASGETLGYIAEQYNLSVDDLLRVNRMDTPYGIQTGQHVEVPISMMNVPIQPYSPQRTDFKRTEMKEQGGD from the coding sequence ATGAGCTGGCAAAAAGAACGCATCGACATGAACGTGTACAGTCAGGGCGAAGTGGATCGCTGGGTGTACAGCACGTGCAATCTCTGCTCCGTCGGCTGCGGCTGCGAGATCGCGGTCAAAGACGAGCAGATCGTCGGCATCCGCGGCAACGGCAGCCATTCGATCAACCGCGGACGCCTCGGCCCCAAAGGCGAGCATCAATGGCAGGCCAACGCAAGCCCCGACCGTCTGCTCTCCCCGCTGATCCGCAACGAGTTCGGGGAACTGGTGCCGGCGTCGTGGGACGAAGCGATGAACCTGATTGTGCGGAAAATGCAAAGCGCGATCGCGGAAAAAGGGCCGAACAGCGTCGCGATCTATTCGACGGGGCAGGCGTTCCTCGAAGACTACTATACGATTGCCAAAATCGGCCGGGCCGGCATCGGCACGCATCTGCTCGACGCCAATACGCGGCTGTGCACGGCCACGACGGAATTCTGCCTGCTGCAATCGTTCGGCGCGGACGGCACGCCCGCTTCCTACGACGACGTGGACGAGACCGACACGCTGATGCTGTTCGGGCATAACGTCGCCGAGACCGGCACCGTGCTGCACGAGCGCATCATGGACCGCAAAGCGCGTACCGGCAAGCCGTTCATCATCGCCGTCGATCCGCGCCGCACGCTGACCGTGCGCGGCGCGGACCTGCATCTGCAGCTTCGTCCGGGCACCAACGTGCCGCTGCTGAACGGGCTGCTGCGGATCATGCTCGATAACGGCGCGGCCGACGAAGCGTTTATCGCCGCGCATACGATCGGCTTCGAGGACATGTCCGGCGCGCTTAGCGAATGGACGCCGGAGCGAACGTCCGAAGTGACGGGCATTCCGGTCGATACGCTGCTCGAAGCGGGCCGCATCCTGTCGGAGACGCCTTCGCTCGTCACGACGACGCTGCAGGGTGCTTTCCAGAGCGCGGACGCGACGACCGCCTGCGTGGCGATCAACAATCTGCATCTGACCCGCGGCCTGATCGGCCGTCCCGGCTCCGGACCGCTGCATATGGCCGGACAGCCGAGTTCGTCGGCGAACCGCACCGCGGGCGGCGTCGGCACGTATCCGGCCAACCGCAATCCGATGAATCCGCAGCATCTAGACGATATGGGCCGGCTGTGGAACGTCGATCCGATGAATCTGCCGGCCGGTCCCGAGAAAGGGATCGAAGAACAGCTGGAGATGATCGAACAGGATCAGATCGACGTGTTCTGGAATATCGGCACCAATCCGCTCGTTTCTCTGCCCAACCGCAAGCGGGCCCGGGCGGCACTCGAAAAAGTGTTCGTTATTATGCAGGACCATTTCCTGACGGAGACGTCCAAAGTCGCGGACGTCGTGCTGCCCGCCGCCATGTGGGGCGAAAAAGAAGGCACGATGGAGAACGCCGACCGGCGCATCAATCTGCTGCGCAAAGCGGTCGACCCGCCGGAAGGCGTGCGGACCGATCTCGACATCCTGCTCGATTTCGCGCGGCGTATGGATTTCCGCGACCAAGACGGACAGCCGCTCATCGGCTACTGTACGCCGGAAGAAGCGTTCGAAGAATGGAAGACCGTCTCGGCGGGACGCCCGTGCGACATGACGGGCATGACGTACGCGAAGCTGGAGCGTCACAACGGCCTGCGCTGGCCGACGACGGCGCAGAAGCCGGAAGGCACGGCGCGGCTGTACGAAGACTTGAAGTTTCCGACGCGGCCGGAATACGCGCAGAGCTATACGAAAGATCAGTTCACCGGGCGCGCGTTGACCCGGGTCGAATATGAAGCGAAGCAGCCGAACGGGCGCGCGATTCTGCATGCGACCCGCTACAACCCGCCGTCCGAACAGCCCGGCGGCGATTTCCCGATGTGGCTGACGACGGGCCGCCTCGTCTGGCATTGGCATACCCGTACCAAAACGGGCCGCTCGCCGTATCTGCAAGCCGCCGCTCCGCACGGCTACGTGGAGATCCATACCGACGACGCCCGCGAGCTTGATCTGATCGAAGGCGAAGTCGTGCGCGTCGTCTCGCCGCGCGGCTGGATCGAAGTGCCGGCGAAGATCGGCGACGCCGTGCAGCGCGGCCTGCTGTTCGTGCCGTTCCATTTCGGCAGCTGGGAAAGCAATCAGGCCGCGAACGACCTGACGGCGGACTTCGTCGATCCGCTGTCCAAGCAGCCGACGTTCAAGCAGTCCGCCTGCCGGATCGAGAAGCTGCGCAAGCCGCATCTCGTCGCAAGCGGCGAGACGCTCGGCTACATCGCCGAGCAGTACAACCTGAGCGTCGACGACCTGCTCAGGGTCAACCGCATGGACACGCCTTACGGCATCCAGACCGGCCAGCATGTGGAAGTTCCCATCTCCATGATGAACGTGCCGATCCAGCCCTACTCCCCGCAGCGGACCGACTTCAAGCGGACGGAGATGAAGGAGCAGGGCGGGGATTGA
- a CDS encoding sugar O-acetyltransferase, with protein MHISKPVSGQGSEQRSEQTEKEKAAAGLLYDNNNDPQLVRERNLCKSLCFEHNQLNPLRLAEREAKIRQIVARADGAFVIEQPFYCDLGYNIEFGQNFFANHNLIILDAAKVIFGDNVFIAPNCGFYAAGHPLDVEQRNLGLEYAYPITVEDNVWIGGSVVVLPGVTIGAGSVIGAGSVVNRDVPPGVVAAGNPCRVIREITEADRGRYKRA; from the coding sequence ATGCATATATCCAAGCCTGTATCCGGACAGGGCAGCGAACAGCGAAGCGAACAGACGGAAAAAGAAAAAGCGGCCGCCGGACTGCTCTACGACAACAACAACGACCCGCAGCTCGTGCGCGAGCGCAATTTGTGCAAATCGCTTTGTTTCGAGCACAACCAGCTTAATCCGCTGCGGCTGGCCGAGCGGGAAGCGAAGATCCGCCAGATCGTGGCCCGCGCCGACGGGGCGTTCGTGATCGAACAGCCTTTTTACTGCGACCTCGGCTACAATATCGAGTTCGGACAGAACTTTTTTGCCAATCATAATCTGATCATCCTCGACGCGGCCAAAGTCATCTTCGGCGACAACGTCTTTATCGCGCCGAACTGCGGCTTCTACGCGGCGGGCCATCCGCTCGACGTCGAGCAGCGCAACCTTGGGTTGGAGTATGCGTACCCGATCACGGTGGAAGACAACGTCTGGATCGGCGGCAGCGTCGTCGTTCTGCCCGGCGTGACAATCGGGGCCGGCAGCGTGATCGGCGCGGGCAGCGTCGTCAACCGGGACGTCCCGCCGGGCGTCGTCGCCGCAGGCAACCCGTGCCGGGTCATCCGCGAGATTACGGAAGCGGACCGAGGCCGATACAAGCGAGCCTGA
- a CDS encoding MmcQ/YjbR family DNA-binding protein: MHKQELIDRCLELPGAYEDYPFDESWTVMRHGGNKKSFALIYEREGHLCANLKCDPMRAAMLRDLHEEIRPGYHMNKEHWNTVIADGALGEEDILDLVRHSFELTRPKIRGKRQPADF; this comes from the coding sequence ATGCACAAGCAGGAACTGATCGACCGCTGCCTGGAACTTCCGGGCGCGTACGAAGACTACCCGTTCGACGAGAGCTGGACGGTGATGCGCCACGGCGGCAACAAAAAATCGTTCGCCCTCATCTACGAGCGGGAAGGCCATCTGTGCGCAAATCTCAAATGCGATCCGATGCGGGCCGCCATGCTGCGCGACCTGCACGAGGAGATCCGGCCCGGCTACCATATGAACAAAGAACATTGGAACACCGTCATTGCGGACGGCGCGCTTGGCGAAGAAGACATTCTGGATCTTGTCCGCCACAGCTTCGAGCTGACCCGTCCCAAAATTCGGGGCAAGCGGCAGCCGGCGGATTTTTGA
- a CDS encoding GNAT family N-acetyltransferase gives MEITPVALVGKRARIQPMEERHAEALFEAGRDPSIWTYMPMSIRSPEQMRELVRQALAAKKDGSEFPYVIVDRESGKVVGSTRFLAISRPNRSLEIGWTWLSPAVWRTSVNTECKFLLLRHAFETLGAIRVQIKTDRRNLRSQQAIERLGATKEGVLRKHVILHDGYVRDSVFYAILDEEWAAVKSGLELKLASVD, from the coding sequence ATGGAGATTACGCCGGTTGCGCTGGTCGGGAAGCGGGCCCGAATTCAGCCGATGGAGGAGCGGCACGCGGAAGCGTTGTTCGAAGCGGGCCGCGACCCGTCGATCTGGACGTATATGCCGATGTCTATCCGTTCTCCGGAACAGATGCGGGAGCTGGTGCGCCAAGCGCTTGCGGCCAAAAAAGACGGCAGCGAGTTCCCTTATGTCATCGTTGATCGGGAGTCGGGAAAGGTCGTGGGTAGCACGCGGTTTCTGGCTATTTCGCGGCCCAACCGCAGTCTGGAAATCGGCTGGACATGGCTGTCTCCGGCTGTCTGGCGGACAAGCGTGAATACGGAATGCAAATTTCTGCTGCTGCGGCACGCGTTCGAGACGCTGGGCGCGATCCGCGTGCAGATCAAGACGGATCGCCGCAATCTGCGGTCCCAACAGGCAATCGAACGTCTCGGCGCGACAAAAGAAGGCGTGCTGCGCAAACATGTCATCCTGCATGACGGGTATGTGCGGGATTCGGTGTTTTACGCTATTTTGGACGAAGAATGGGCAGCGGTGAAAAGCGGGTTGGAGCTTAAACTGGCGTCCGTCGATTAG
- a CDS encoding DHA2 family efflux MFS transporter permease subunit — protein MFIMILGAFLATLNQTLMSVATPELMKDFDITAATAQWLTTGYLLVNGVLIPITAYLMQKFSTRQLFQASMMIFLVGTVVSALAGDFPMLLTGRLIQAAGAGIIMPLLMNVILALFPPEKRGSAMGLVGLAIIVAPAIGPTLAGYTLEHYSWETMFYAMIPLAVIVIVLGFIYLRNVGERVNVKFDALSVVLSTIGFGALLYGFSRAGSLGWSSAEVLIMIAVGLIGLVAFSVRQLKMKTPLLDLRAFKFNMFSLTIVISIAVTMIMYADMMLLPLYLQSARGYTAIESGLLLLPGALLMGLLMPITGRLFDKFGAKWLTIIGMAIVIATTLGFINLTDTTSYNYLVLMSTARRIGMAFMMMPLQTAGLNQLPPRLNAHGTAISNTTRQVAGAIGTSLLVTVMSDRAKSHAADLMQSGTDPSQIAVQAQISGINDAYVVIVGIGVVGLLLSFFIKNVKRGTEETVVVHGDKRKTAEV, from the coding sequence ATGTTCATCATGATTCTGGGTGCCTTCCTGGCGACCCTGAACCAGACGCTGATGAGCGTCGCCACACCGGAGCTGATGAAAGACTTCGACATTACGGCCGCGACGGCGCAGTGGCTGACGACCGGCTATCTGCTCGTTAACGGCGTGCTGATTCCGATCACCGCCTACCTGATGCAGAAGTTCTCGACGCGTCAGCTGTTCCAGGCTTCCATGATGATCTTCCTCGTCGGCACGGTCGTGTCGGCGCTCGCCGGCGACTTCCCGATGCTGCTGACCGGACGGTTGATCCAGGCCGCCGGCGCCGGCATCATCATGCCGCTGCTGATGAACGTCATCCTGGCCCTGTTCCCGCCCGAGAAACGCGGATCGGCCATGGGCCTCGTCGGTCTGGCCATTATCGTCGCTCCGGCGATCGGACCGACGCTTGCCGGTTACACGCTGGAACACTACTCGTGGGAAACGATGTTCTACGCCATGATTCCGCTGGCCGTCATCGTCATCGTGCTTGGCTTCATCTATCTGCGCAACGTCGGCGAACGCGTCAACGTCAAGTTCGACGCCTTGAGCGTGGTTCTGTCCACGATCGGCTTCGGCGCGCTGCTGTACGGCTTCAGCCGCGCAGGCAGCCTCGGCTGGTCCAGCGCCGAAGTGCTGATCATGATCGCTGTCGGCTTAATCGGACTGGTCGCCTTCTCTGTGCGCCAGCTCAAGATGAAGACGCCGCTGCTCGACCTGCGCGCGTTCAAATTCAACATGTTCTCGCTGACGATCGTGATCAGCATCGCGGTCACGATGATCATGTACGCGGACATGATGCTGCTGCCGCTGTATCTGCAAAGCGCCCGCGGCTATACGGCGATTGAATCCGGTCTGCTTCTGCTGCCGGGTGCGCTGCTTATGGGCCTGCTCATGCCGATCACCGGACGGCTGTTCGACAAGTTCGGCGCCAAATGGCTGACGATTATCGGCATGGCGATCGTCATCGCCACGACGCTCGGCTTTATCAACCTGACCGACACGACCAGCTATAACTATCTGGTCCTCATGTCCACCGCCCGCCGGATCGGCATGGCGTTCATGATGATGCCGCTTCAGACGGCCGGCCTCAACCAGCTGCCGCCACGCCTGAACGCGCACGGCACGGCGATCAGCAACACGACCCGCCAGGTTGCCGGCGCGATCGGCACCTCGCTGCTCGTGACGGTCATGTCCGACCGCGCGAAAAGCCATGCGGCCGACCTGATGCAGAGCGGCACCGATCCGTCGCAGATCGCCGTTCAGGCGCAGATCTCCGGCATCAACGACGCTTACGTCGTCATCGTCGGCATCGGCGTCGTCGGCCTGCTCCTCTCGTTCTTCATCAAGAACGTGAAGCGCGGCACGGAAGAGACGGTCGTCGTGCATGGAGACAAGAGAAAGACGGCGGAAGTCTAA
- a CDS encoding TetR/AcrR family transcriptional regulator, with the protein MTEPKSESKQKRIDPRVLRTRQLLKDALIELMQEMDVDKITVNRIAERATINRVTFYLHYKDIHDMLETMADEMARDVERVMTRTIEQHRSGTNEMMLLGLLEHIAANADFYKVILGARKAPIFHERLLNVFVSKITAGIRDMPVKNSQVQPDVAVWFGSAALIGTIGGWLRSDMPYTPSFMAKQFALLFRINS; encoded by the coding sequence ATGACCGAACCGAAGAGCGAATCGAAACAGAAACGGATCGACCCCCGAGTGCTGCGCACCCGCCAACTGCTGAAGGATGCCCTGATCGAACTCATGCAGGAAATGGACGTGGACAAGATTACCGTCAACCGGATCGCGGAGCGGGCGACGATCAACCGGGTCACCTTTTACCTCCATTACAAGGATATTCACGACATGCTGGAGACGATGGCTGACGAAATGGCGCGGGACGTGGAGCGCGTCATGACGCGCACGATCGAACAGCACCGCAGCGGCACGAACGAGATGATGCTGCTCGGCCTGCTCGAACATATCGCGGCCAACGCCGACTTTTACAAAGTGATTCTCGGAGCGCGCAAAGCCCCGATTTTTCACGAGCGGCTGCTCAACGTCTTCGTCAGCAAGATCACGGCGGGAATCCGGGACATGCCGGTCAAGAACAGTCAGGTCCAGCCGGACGTTGCGGTCTGGTTCGGTTCCGCCGCCCTGATCGGCACGATCGGAGGCTGGCTGCGCAGCGATATGCCGTATACGCCGTCGTTTATGGCCAAGCAGTTCGCGCTGCTGTTTCGAATCAATTCGTAA
- a CDS encoding RNA ligase family protein yields MNKNMDLHKINSLTKYPSILTYHQLGEKGRLNEALTEPAGFGAAEHLYVYEKVDGENSRIILLSQPSGEIDYLIGSREELLYAKGDRVGNPYGNIAEFLRPVAERIIAGLAQSDPREWALTVLYQESYGGKTKASRHYSDNKTQNYRVFDVFSLDREQLDAMLALPQEQIASWRDRGNQPFYDETAKKNLTDLLNLQTAPLLDQIDRSEFPVSFADTFAYMQRFEQTQVGMEVAGRAEGLIVRTVDRSWIRKIRFEDYERTFRK; encoded by the coding sequence ATGAACAAGAACATGGATTTGCACAAAATCAATTCGTTGACCAAATACCCGAGTATTTTGACGTATCATCAGCTGGGCGAGAAAGGGCGGTTGAACGAGGCGCTGACCGAACCGGCCGGATTCGGCGCGGCGGAGCACTTGTACGTCTACGAGAAGGTCGATGGGGAAAACTCCAGAATTATTCTGCTGAGCCAACCGTCGGGCGAAATCGATTACCTGATCGGATCAAGAGAAGAATTGTTGTACGCCAAAGGAGACCGGGTCGGCAATCCCTACGGCAATATCGCGGAATTTCTGCGGCCGGTCGCCGAACGGATCATCGCCGGGCTGGCGCAGTCCGATCCCCGTGAATGGGCGCTGACCGTGCTGTATCAGGAATCGTACGGCGGCAAGACCAAAGCGTCCAGACACTATTCGGATAACAAAACGCAAAACTACCGGGTATTCGACGTCTTTTCGCTGGACCGGGAACAACTGGACGCCATGCTGGCGCTGCCCCAGGAGCAAATCGCAAGCTGGCGTGACCGCGGGAATCAACCTTTTTACGACGAAACTGCCAAAAAAAATCTGACCGACCTTCTTAATCTACAGACGGCGCCGCTGCTGGATCAGATCGACCGCAGTGAATTCCCGGTGTCTTTTGCCGATACGTTTGCTTATATGCAAAGATTCGAACAGACGCAGGTCGGTATGGAAGTCGCCGGGAGAGCGGAAGGGCTTATCGTGCGGACCGTCGATCGCAGTTGGATTCGCAAGATCCGGTTCGAAGATTACGAGCGGACGTTTAGAAAATAA
- the ric gene encoding iron-sulfur cluster repair di-iron protein produces MTTKQHAFNADTWVSDIVSRQPRTGDLFRELRIDFCCGGKMPIRQAAEQRGLDTAEVLRRIEQIDEQAAQHREMQPASLEPQELIAHIQRKYHEALRQELPALTPYVTKLARVHGGSRPYLLRVQEIFSLLKKELLEHTEDEDRNVFPLLETYFRSPAADTAQALEPYLNELESEHAQAGELLKELREITGDFVPPIDACGTHRLVLNRLEALEKDTFEHIHMENNILFEEARKAI; encoded by the coding sequence ATGACTACCAAGCAACACGCATTCAACGCAGACACCTGGGTATCGGACATTGTCAGCCGGCAGCCGCGTACGGGCGACCTGTTCCGCGAGCTGCGCATCGACTTTTGCTGCGGCGGCAAAATGCCGATCCGGCAGGCGGCCGAACAGCGGGGACTCGACACCGCGGAAGTGCTGCGCCGGATCGAACAGATCGACGAGCAGGCGGCCCAACACCGGGAGATGCAGCCGGCTTCGCTTGAACCGCAGGAACTGATCGCGCATATCCAGCGCAAGTATCACGAGGCGCTGCGTCAGGAACTGCCGGCGCTGACGCCTTACGTGACGAAGCTTGCACGCGTGCACGGCGGCAGCCGGCCTTATCTGCTGCGGGTGCAGGAGATCTTCTCTTTGCTCAAAAAAGAGCTGTTGGAACATACCGAAGACGAAGACCGGAACGTGTTCCCGCTGCTGGAAACGTATTTCCGCAGCCCTGCCGCAGACACCGCGCAGGCGCTTGAACCGTATCTAAACGAACTGGAAAGCGAACATGCGCAGGCCGGCGAGCTGCTTAAGGAACTGCGCGAGATCACCGGCGATTTCGTGCCTCCGATCGATGCCTGCGGCACGCACCGCCTCGTGCTGAACCGCCTGGAAGCGCTGGAAAAAGACACGTTCGAGCATATCCATATGGAGAACAACATCCTGTTCGAAGAAGCGCGTAAAGCCATCTAA
- a CDS encoding DUF4179 domain-containing protein yields MNRSNAEQQLEYELKQVGRTSVPVSPLVRSRLEATYASLPAAAATNNSSAAAATMHGRSATADREIEAPKAGRRPGTALRKAAAVAASVVVLSAGLFASGFVSPAMADTIRDLPVIGSLFSQMENDAGLRTAGERHQGSLVDAAATSGSARLNVRETIFDGTRIAFAVELTVPGIQSASKLEENMQTVHVKLDGIGELDGVFYDTPEHQGGDTYGVLMNLPLNTDQIRQLGTRFDGKISISIAGQPQPLSVTVPFERIDGGRELHLNPGPSANDDRYALSIDTLDVTASTVQLRTSLSLRDRSASAAKREAALLRSAYDIVDDRGQTLDVVGGEGSLVDGKMTYTSNYGADLSRAKFIVVKPYIRGTGAGRAGDTAKTYLTGLEIRIDLQSAAAK; encoded by the coding sequence ATGAATCGATCTAACGCCGAGCAGCAGTTGGAATACGAATTGAAACAGGTTGGCCGGACCTCCGTGCCGGTCTCCCCGCTTGTCCGTTCCCGCTTGGAGGCGACTTACGCGTCTCTCCCGGCTGCGGCAGCGACGAATAACAGTTCGGCGGCCGCCGCGACGATGCACGGGCGTTCCGCCACGGCAGACAGAGAAATCGAAGCTCCGAAGGCCGGACGCCGTCCGGGTACGGCCCTGCGCAAAGCGGCCGCCGTCGCCGCTTCGGTCGTCGTTCTCTCGGCCGGGCTGTTCGCTTCCGGGTTCGTCTCGCCGGCGATGGCGGACACGATCCGCGACCTTCCGGTCATCGGCAGCCTGTTCAGCCAAATGGAAAACGATGCGGGACTGCGCACCGCGGGCGAACGCCATCAGGGATCGCTCGTCGACGCGGCCGCCACGTCCGGCAGCGCACGCCTGAACGTGCGCGAGACGATCTTCGACGGGACGCGAATCGCTTTTGCTGTCGAGTTGACGGTGCCGGGCATTCAAAGCGCAAGCAAACTGGAAGAAAACATGCAGACGGTACACGTGAAGCTGGACGGCATCGGCGAATTGGACGGCGTCTTCTACGATACGCCGGAACATCAAGGCGGCGACACGTACGGCGTGCTGATGAACCTGCCGCTGAATACGGATCAGATTCGGCAGCTCGGCACGCGCTTCGACGGCAAAATCTCGATCTCGATTGCCGGCCAGCCGCAGCCGCTGAGCGTGACCGTTCCGTTCGAGCGAATCGACGGAGGCCGCGAACTGCACCTGAATCCGGGGCCGTCCGCAAACGACGACCGCTATGCGCTGAGCATCGATACGCTCGACGTGACGGCGTCGACGGTGCAGCTCCGCACGTCGCTCTCGCTTCGCGACCGGTCCGCTTCGGCGGCCAAGCGGGAAGCGGCGCTGCTTCGCAGCGCTTACGATATCGTCGACGACCGCGGGCAGACGCTCGACGTCGTAGGCGGCGAAGGCTCGCTCGTAGACGGCAAGATGACCTACACGTCCAACTACGGCGCCGATCTGAGCCGGGCGAAGTTCATCGTCGTGAAGCCGTATATCCGGGGGACCGGAGCAGGCCGCGCGGGAGATACGGCGAAGACGTATCTGACAGGGCTGGAGATCCGGATCGATCTGCAATCCGCGGCCGCCAAGTAA
- a CDS encoding RNA polymerase sigma factor, whose protein sequence is MENEEWIRRARDGDRDAFVALMRQQEEALHRMAWSMLRKDEDVADAMQETVLKAYRSLPSLREPNYFRTWLFRILINECNTLLRGRKRTVSVSDFPITASPANEYDRIDLRDAVDRLDEKQRTVVILHYFEDLSVAQTAQMLELTESAVKTRLMRARAALMQKFKSNPKGSMHYESI, encoded by the coding sequence ATGGAAAACGAAGAATGGATTCGGCGAGCGAGAGACGGGGACCGGGACGCTTTCGTCGCTTTGATGCGCCAGCAGGAAGAAGCGCTGCACCGGATGGCCTGGTCCATGCTGAGAAAAGACGAAGACGTGGCGGACGCCATGCAGGAAACGGTGCTGAAAGCATATCGGTCGCTGCCTTCCCTGCGGGAGCCGAATTATTTCAGGACGTGGTTGTTCCGCATCCTGATCAACGAATGCAATACGCTGCTGCGAGGCCGAAAACGTACGGTATCCGTCTCCGACTTCCCGATCACCGCCTCCCCTGCCAACGAGTATGACCGGATCGATCTGCGCGACGCGGTCGACCGGCTGGACGAGAAGCAGCGAACGGTCGTCATTCTGCACTATTTCGAAGACCTGAGCGTGGCGCAGACGGCGCAGATGCTGGAATTGACCGAAAGCGCGGTCAAAACGAGGTTGATGCGGGCCCGGGCCGCTCTCATGCAAAAATTCAAATCGAATCCGAAAGGGAGTATGCATTATGAATCGATCTAA
- a CDS encoding aldehyde dehydrogenase, producing MTTQPNTASLTDSISAHDLVLRQRRFFRTGQTKSVAYRIEALKRLRQGIEEYQPRILAALRADLNKSEAEGYSSEIRLVLGELDYTLANLEQWAAPRVVPTSEQIAGGASAIHPEPYGVALVIAPWNYPFQLAFSPLVGAISAGNCAVLKPSELTPSVSKLSADLIRACFPDEYVAVMEGEVETSTELLREKFDYIFFTGSTPVGKVVMRAAAEHLTPTTLELGGKSPAIVHKDANLQRAAQSLVRGKFLNAGQTCVAPDYLLVHADVQEELLREIKLEIEDKYGADVTQNPDFPHIVNDRNFDRLSRFLNDGEALLGGRTVREQRLIEPTLLQGIDWNSPVMQDEIFGPILPVMTYTELDPVLEQIVDRPKPLALYLFTRDQEVQDLVLNTVSFGGGCVNETLLHMSSHELPFGGVGASGMGSYHGRQSFETFSHHKSMLVRSV from the coding sequence ATGACGACTCAACCGAACACCGCTTCTTTGACCGATTCGATTTCCGCGCACGATCTCGTTTTGCGGCAGCGCCGCTTTTTCCGTACGGGTCAAACGAAAAGCGTCGCGTACCGCATCGAGGCGCTCAAGCGCCTGCGGCAGGGCATCGAAGAGTACCAACCGCGCATTCTGGCCGCGCTGCGTGCCGACCTGAACAAATCGGAAGCCGAAGGCTACAGCTCGGAGATCCGTTTGGTTCTCGGCGAACTGGATTACACGCTTGCGAATCTGGAGCAGTGGGCCGCTCCGCGCGTCGTGCCGACTTCCGAACAGATTGCCGGCGGCGCAAGCGCGATTCACCCCGAGCCTTACGGCGTCGCGCTCGTGATCGCGCCGTGGAACTATCCGTTCCAACTCGCGTTCTCTCCGCTGGTCGGCGCGATCTCCGCGGGGAACTGCGCCGTGCTCAAGCCGTCCGAATTGACGCCGTCCGTCTCGAAGCTCAGCGCCGACCTGATCCGCGCCTGCTTCCCGGACGAATATGTCGCCGTGATGGAAGGCGAAGTCGAGACGAGCACGGAGCTGCTGCGCGAAAAATTCGACTATATCTTCTTCACCGGCAGCACGCCGGTCGGCAAAGTGGTCATGCGCGCCGCCGCGGAACATCTGACGCCGACCACGCTCGAACTGGGCGGCAAAAGCCCGGCGATCGTGCACAAAGACGCCAACTTGCAGCGCGCGGCCCAAAGCCTCGTTCGCGGCAAGTTCCTGAACGCCGGCCAGACCTGCGTCGCCCCGGATTACCTGCTGGTCCATGCAGACGTGCAAGAAGAACTGCTGCGCGAAATCAAGCTTGAGATCGAAGACAAATACGGCGCGGACGTGACGCAGAATCCGGACTTCCCGCATATCGTCAACGACCGCAATTTCGACCGGCTGAGCCGCTTCCTGAATGACGGCGAAGCGCTGCTCGGCGGACGCACTGTGCGCGAGCAGCGGCTGATCGAACCTACGCTGCTGCAGGGCATCGACTGGAATTCCCCGGTGATGCAGGACGAAATCTTCGGTCCGATTCTGCCGGTCATGACCTATACCGAGCTGGACCCCGTGCTGGAACAAATCGTCGATCGGCCGAAGCCGCTTGCGCTGTACCTGTTCACCCGGGACCAGGAAGTGCAGGATCTCGTGCTGAATACGGTCTCCTTCGGCGGCGGCTGCGTCAACGAGACGCTGCTGCATATGAGCTCGCACGAGCTGCCGTTCGGCGGCGTCGGCGCAAGCGGCATGGGTTCGTACCACGGCCGCCAGAGCTTCGAGACGTTCTCGCACCACAAGTCGATGCTCGTGCGCAGCGTATAA